One region of Parambassis ranga chromosome 21, fParRan2.1, whole genome shotgun sequence genomic DNA includes:
- the tsn gene encoding translin — MSVTEMFSYIQGFLSADQDVREDIRKVVQSLEQTAREILTVLQSVHQPSGFKEIPTKCAKARELFCTVRMQITDLKTKFPVEQYYRFHEHWRFVLQRLAFLAAFVVYLESEALVTREEVARILGIEVEREKGFHLDVEDYLAGVLIMASELSRLAVNSVTAGDYTRPLRISNFINELDSGFRLLNLKNDPLRKRYDGLKYDVKKIEEVVYDLSIRGLAKEPEAGGDK; from the exons ATGTCTGTCACGGAGATGTTCAGCTACATCCAGGGCTTCCTCAGCGCCGACCAGGACGTCAGAGAG GATATCCGTAAGGTGGTCCAGAGCTTGGAGCAGACTGCCAGGGAAATCCTGACAGTGCTTCAGAGTGTCCATCAACCCTCTGGATTcaaagaga TTCCCACTAAATGTGCAAAGGCCCGGGAGTTGTTTTGCACAGTCAGGATGCAAATCACAGACCTTAAAACTAAATTTCCTGTGGAGCAGTATTACAG GTTCCATGAACACTGGCGGTTCGTCCTGCAGCGTTTGGCTTTCTTAGCAGCCTTTGTTGTGTACTTGGAGAGCGAGGCGCTTGTAACCCGTGAGGAGGTGGCTCGGATACTTGGGA TTGAGGTGGAGCGAGAGAAGGGCTTTCATCTGGATGTAGAGGATTACCTGGCAGGCGTGCTGATCATGGCGAGTGAACTG TCACGGTTGGCGGTAAACAGCGTCACGGCTGGAGACTACACCCGACCGCTCCGCATCTCCAACTTCATCAACGAGCTGGACTCTGGCTTCCGCCTGCTCAACCTGAAGAACGACCCGCTGAGGAAGCGCTACGATGGTCTCAAGTACGACGTGAAGAAGATTGAGGAGGTGGTCTACGACTTGTCCATCCGCGGCCTGGCCAAGGAGCCCGAGGCTGGTGGGGACAAGTAG
- the arhgef49 gene encoding uncharacterized protein arhgef49: MPDVKPPPPCDYPSTSSAAASAGSPAGCASHLNLVIDMEPCIANLPLSPDPLSPFSHHRPSIPHYPGLQGPPFPLTMARCNSSTLLTNLGLRYCSGRQGPLGVDPAQGLAPGSYIHTGSNGTRPYRSMENLNWSNVADSGMYALSAAPYRSVDSEFILRYTSTSHWYDGPPDGSMVGAHGLVPNPESLAFYPRHGLPRKDLPLFPQMLFPGGVDEWDARKGLREKLRLQSARSSVEPVKPLPLRPQVIPPVEGAHQGKQACTTRITSPEEIKQEVLRRLQLRRQNSSPNLALHSSPSSPKAVKTSYTTDNIAGSRSESEPERRRPPVGRLHIPTFEEFKRMRQREGRQGLESTMGSQESGNPDTDGGASDSKTLPSDRAGIQRGDQRGDAEEVQGDNGTSERTGSSEEGQHSITCSPKPAFNSASNISSSSSSSSSVTSTCSPIRTGPSPRSPLQPLASTTQDKVATVGRGGGGGGGGDDVSTRRRRSSLEPAGSVPFPPSRENWDRPSSCCPALLLEGTDLSSYGAKIYKMKDGLIGSALDLIKKSCSAEISAEAPVRLSGDQDGGCDITAPSTDCQPSAVAMATSATACGAEAGDEAPTGEGGGGRQEAGECHTSLGCRRSSSDAAYELAETVRAQRECRLRPHYSDPMPADASKRKQLEMKIAAAARLHSHRRDRDTAPAALRGRSEPPGEERQAVLGVTRSGQHRWSTISSLSADSGVVGLSDEREEEDSEPRRYRRSRGAEVERVDSGIGPGLSRTWKRPSASLRAWEAQRPCPDCGLRDGASKERGERMCERCSKLRTERKEAILEFLNTESSYGEDLRIIKEEFYCPMQSAGLLTAEQLTVVFGNVQELIDVNDRFTEHLQDSIDQAFDQGDEDLLTVYIGEIFLEFVNMLPAFQTYCLQQSTSVNMLNTLEKEKELLRIFLDVSQNDNTALRRMNLRSFLMAPLQRVTKYPLLLSRIIKVTPECHPDYARLREAKSRVESHLEHINMKTKQEGNGVTWSLRSFRRDSRKNREVINIEMREVSMKTVGWARENTRFVMEGPLQLSQPADGQWVKKGSKALKFQNVQSLLMVRTQRAGEGSNLGARGDQGEGGADCIRDGVLVLIKDKSSGKFTVLREPIRLGNCVVSTDPESEDTFEVLDIRRESFVFRASDKSRTQQWFHQVKRYARDLGTWRKRRNALPNIMINTNQTRS, translated from the exons ATGCCAGACGTGAAGCCTCCCCCACCATGTGACTACCCTTCTACCTCCTCTGCCGCAGCCTCTGCCGGCTCTCCCGCCGGCTGCGCCTCTCACCTCAACCTCGTCATAGACATGGAGCCCTGCATCGCCAACCTCCCTTTGTCCCCAGACCCCCTGTCCCCTTTTTCCCACCACAGACCCAGCATCCCTCACTACCCGGGCCTCCAGGGACCTCCCTTCCCGCTAACCATGGCCCGCTGCAACAGCAGCACCCTGCTTACTAACCTAGGGCTGAGGTACTGCTCTGGCAGGCAGGGTCCTCTGGGTGTGGATCCAGCTCAGGGGCTGGCCCCGGGCTCCTACATCCACACTGGAAGTAATGGTACCAGACCATACAGGAGTATGGAGAACTTAAATTGGAGCAATGTGGCAGATTCTGGCATGTACGCGCTCAGTGCTGCCCCCTACAGGAGCGTGGACAGTGAGTTCATTTTACGCTATACTTCTACAAGCCACTGGTATGACGGGCCTCCAGATGGATCTATGGTGGGGGCTCATGGGCTGGTACCCAACCCGGAGAGCCTGGCGTTTTACCCTCGACACGGACTGCCCAGAAAGGACCTGCCGCTCTTCCCTCAGATGCTGTTTCCAGGTGGAGTCGATGAATGGGACGCCAGGAAGGGCCTGAGGGAGAAACTTCGTCTTCAGAGCGCAAGATCATCTGTCGAGCCTGTGAAGCCCCTCCCTCTGCGACCTCAGGTGATTCCACCTGTTGAGGGCGCACATCAGGGCAAGCAGGCATGCACAACGCGCATCACCAGCCCGGAGGAGATCAAACAGGAAGTTCTGAGGCGCTTACAGCTACGGCGGCAAAATAGCAGCCCTAACCTGGCTCTCCACAGCTCCCCATCCAGCCCGAAAGCAGTCAAGACGTCCTACACAACAGACAACATTGCAGGGAGCAGGAGTGAATCAGAGCCTGAGCGCCGCAGACCTCCTGTAGGACGCCTACATATTCCTACTTTTGAGGAGTTTAAGAGGATGAGGCAGAGGGAAGGGAGGCAGGGCTTGGAGTCCACAATGGGTTCTCAGGAATCTGGAAACCCTGACACAGATGGAGGAGCCTCAGACAGTAAGACACTCCCATCTGATCGGGCAGGCATTCAGAGAGGAGATCAACGAGGAGACGCTGAGGAGGTGCAGGGAGACAATGGTACAAGTGAAAggacaggcagcagtgaggaAGGCCAGCACAGCATCACCTGCTCACCGAAACCTGCATTTAACTCTGCAAGcaacatctcctcctcctcctcctcctcctcctcggttACCAGCACATGCTCTCCCATCCGCACAGGCCCGTCTCCACGTTCGCCCCTGCAGCCACTGGCCAGCACCACCCAGGACAAAGTCGCCACTgtaggaagaggaggaggaggaggaggaggaggagacgacgTGAGCACAAGGCGTAGGAGGAGCAGTCTGGAGCCAGCTGGTTCGGTTCCCTTTCCACCCAGCAGGGAGAACTGGGATCGGCCCTCCAGCTGCTGCCCAGCGCTCCTTCTGGAGGGGACGGACCTGTCCAGCTACGGAGCCAAGATCTATAAGATGAAGGATGGTCTGATTGGCTCTGCGCTCGACCTCATCAAGAAGAG CTGCAGTGCAGAGATCTCTGCCGAGGCCCCCGTCAGGCTGTCAGGTGACCAGGACGGAGGCTGTGACATCACCGCCCCCTCGACCGACTGTCAGCCCTCcgccgttgccatggcaacctcGGCAACGGCCTGCGGAGCCGAGGCTGGCGACGAGGCGCCCactggagaaggaggtggaggcagacaggaagcaggagaATGC CACACCAGTCTGGGCTGCCGGCGCTCCAGCTCGGACGCAGCCTATGAGTTGGCTGAGACGGTGAGAGCGCAGCGCGAGTGCCGCCTCCGGCCACACTACAGTGACCCCATGCCAGCCGATGCCTCCAAGCGCAAACAGCTGGAGATGAAGATCGCTGCCGCCGCCCGCCTCCACAGCCACCGCCGAGACCgtgaca cagcGCCAGCAGCACTCCGTGGCCGCTCTGAGCCCCCTGGTGAGGAGCGGCAGGCGGTCCTGGGTGTGACTCGGTCCGGGCAGCATCGCTGGAGCACCATCAGCAGCCTGAGCGCCGACAGCGGAGTGGTGGGCCTCAGTGAtgagcgggaggaggaggacagcgaGCCTCGCCGTTACCGCAGGAGCCGGGGAGCAGAGGTGGAGCGGGTGGACAGCGGCATCGGCCCCGGTCTATCCCGCACCTGGAAGAGACCGTCTGCCTCTCTCAGAGCCTGGGAGGCCCAGAGACCTTGTCCAGACTGCGGCCTGAGGGATGGGGCTTCcaaagagaggggagagaggatgTGTGAACGCTGCTCCAAGCTGCGCACTGAACGCAAGGAGGCTATCCTGGAGTTCCTGAACACAGAGTCAAGCTACGGCGAGGACCTGCGCATCATCAAAGAGGAGTTTTACTGCCCCATGCAGAGCGCCGGACTGCTGACAGCTGAGCAGCTCACCGTGGTGTTCGGTAACGTCCAGGAGCTGATAGACGTCAACGACCGCTTCACCGAACACCTGCAGGACAGCATCGACCAGGCCTTTGACCAG GGCGATGAAGATCTGCTGACGGTCTACATTGGAGAGATCTTTCTGGAATTTGTGAACATGCTGCCGGCCTTTCAGACCTACTGCCTGCAGCAGTCCACTTCGGTCAACATGCTCAACAcgctggagaaggagaaggagctgcTCAG GATCTTCCTGGATGTCTCCCAGAACGACAACACAGCCCTGCGTCGCATGAACCTGCGCTCTTTCCTCATGGCGCCCCTCCAGCGCGTGACCAAGTACCCGCTCCTCTTGAGCCGAATCATCAAGGTCACGCCTGAATGTCACCCCGACTACGCCCGTCTCCGTGAGGCCAAGAGTCGGGTGGAGTCCCATCTGGAGCACATTAACATGAAGACCAAGCAGGAGGGCAATGGCGTCACCTGGTCGCTGCGCTCGTTCCGGCGCGACAGCCGCAAGAACCGGGAGGTCATCAACATCGAGATGCGAGAGGTGTCGATGAAGACGGTGGGCTGGGCGAGAGAAAACACGCGATTTGTCATGGAGGGGCCGCTGCAGCTTTCCCAGCCTGCAGACGGTCAATGGGTGAAGAAGGGCAGCAAGGCCCTCAAGTTCCAGAACGTCCAGAGTCTCCTGATGGTGAGGACACAGCGGGCGGGTGAGGGCAGCAACCTGGGGGCGCGGGGGGATCAGGGGGAAGGTGGCGCAGACTGCATTCGAGACGGAGTGCTGGTTCTTATCAAGGACAAGAGCAGCGGGAAGTTCACAGTGCTGAGAGAGCCCATCCGCCTCGGGAACTGCGTGGTATCCACGGATCCAGAAAGCGAGGACACGTTCGAGGTGCTCGACATCCGGCGGGAGTCTTTCGTTTTCCGGGCCTCAGACAAATCCCGCACCCAGCAGTGGTTCCATCAGGTAAAGAGATACGCTCGAGACTTGGGCACGTGGAGGAAAAGACGTAATGCTCTACCCAACATCATGATCAACACAAACCAGACCCGCTCCTGA